Below is a window of Paenibacillus bovis DNA.
AATAGGAATACAATAGATAAGACAATATCTATTTTTGCAAAAATCCAAATGATTTTGGCTAAAGTTCAGTTCGCCTTCCCCTTGGCTCCTAACAGGGTATCAACTCGTTTGTATCTCGGAATGAATACTTTTATAGTATCCATACAATAAAACACCAAGACTTCAAGACTTCAAGACTTCAAGACTTCAAGACTTCAAGACTTCAAGACTTCAAGACTTCAAGACTTCAAGACTTCAAGACTTCAAGACTTCGAAAGCCTAGCAAAACTCTTGATATTATGCAATATTTAGCTATCTATAGAAGCGATTTATCCAGATTCACATGATAAAAAAGCCTGTTATTTATAGAAGATGACACTCTATAAATAACAGGCTTTGCGCTATTCAGAGGTTCTATCTACGTATCAGAGCCTCTATTATAACATGACTTGTGCTTATTTACCTTTCAAGTCTTCCGGCATGGGAATTCCAAGGTGACTATAAGCTTTTGGCGTAACCACACGTCCGCGTGGAGTACGCTGCAAGAACCCCAGCTGTAGCAGGTAAGGCTCGTATACATCTTCGATCGTTTGCCCTTCTTCGCCAATGGTAGCCGCGATTGTATCCAAACCTACCGGCCCCCCACGGAAACTATGAATCATCGCTTCCAGCATTTTATGGTCAATCTGATCCAATCCGCACGGATCAACCTGCAGCATATTCAGTGATTCTTCAGCAATCTCCGGTGTGATAATACCATCTCCACGTACCTGTGCATAATCCCTTACCCGTTTGAGCAAACGATTTGCAATCCGCGGAGTCCCTCTTCCACGCAGTGCAATCTCCTCGGCAGCGTCTCCCAGTATCTCAATTCCGAGAATATCCGCACCACGACTGACGATAAAGGTCAATTCATCCACTGTGTAGAATTCCAGACGACTAACGACGCCAAATCGGTCGCGTAGTGGAGCTGACAGCAGACCCGCTCTTGTCGTTGCTCCAATCAATGTAAACGGAGGCAAATCCAGACGCACTGAGCGCGCACTCGGCCCTTTGCCAATCATAATATCCAGCGCTGAATCCTCCATTGCCGGATATAATACTTCTTCTACCGAACGGTTCAATCGATGAATTTCATCTATAAATAGAACGTCTCCATCCTGCAAATTGGTCAGCAATGCTGCGAGATCACCAGGCCGTTCAATCGCCGGTCCAGAAGTAGTACGAAGATTAACTCCGAGCTCATTGGCAATAATATTAGCGAGCGTCGTTTTACCGAGTCCCGGTGGACCGTAAAGCAGAACGTGATCCAGTGCCTCACCACGCATTTTGGCCGCTTCAATATAAATTTTCAGGTTTTCTTTTACCCGGCTTTGACCGATGTATTCCGCCAGATAGCGGGGACGCAGACTGAGTTCCACCGCTTGGTCTTCCATCATCAAGTTAGCCGATATGATGCGGTCATCCGTCATCTTTATCGCTTCCTTTCATTACAATTCATATCTTGTTAGGGCCCCAATGCCTGATACCCCGTGTGTATATCTTTATTTTAATCAGCACTAGTATACGCACACTATTGGTATCCTGTATCCTGTATCCTGTATCCTGTATCCTGTATCCTGTATCCTGTATCCTGTATCCTGTATCCTGTATCCTGTATCCTGTATCCTGTATCCTGTATCCTGTATCCTGTATCCTGTATCCTGTATCCTGTATCCTGTATCCTGTATCCTGTATCCTGTATCCTGTATCCTGTATCCTGTATCCTGTATCCTGTATCCTGTATCCTGTATCCTGTATCCTGTATCCTGTATCAACTACAGCCCGTTCAAGCCATATGTTTGAATCTATATTACGAAAATTTATTTTATTTACAGATTATCTCCCGTACATCATGACTTATACTTATGATCCAGTATACAGCATTTTCAAAGCCCGTTTCATAACAGAATCTGCTGTATCTTCCGGAAAGACTTCATGCTTGAGCGTTTGCCACATGCGATCCAGCTCTGATTCGGTGTAACCAAGAGCTTTGAGACCCTCGCGCACTTCCGGCCATACATCTCCAGAGGCTGCCATTGGCAGTTCCGTCTGGGCAAATAAACCTGTAGCAATAAGTGCATCTCCGATCCCATCCAGCTTATCCTTGAGATCCAGAATCATGCGTTGAGCTGTTTTTTTGCCGATTCCAGGTAGCTTGGTCAGGAAGGTAATATTCTCCTGATAAATAGCTGTGATTACCCCTTCCGGACTGCCACCACTTAGAATCCCAAGGGCTACCCGTGGACCGATTCCGGATACTTCAATCAATTTACGAAACAGCTTCTGTTCATCACGGCTGGGGAACCCAAATAGCTGTATTGCATCCTCACGGACATGATGATGGGTATAGACCGTAATCTCTCCTGTATGCTTCGCCCAGGCAAAAGGATTGGGGCAAAATACACGATATCCAATACCATTAACATCCATTACAATGTATTCATTCTCCAAGTGGACCAGAGGCCCGCGCAAATAATCGATCATTTTTTGAGTACCTCATTTAATTTAGAATTTAATACATAAGAGTGAGCATGACAAACAGCAACAGCCAGGGCATCGGCTACATCATCCGGCTTTGGAACTTTTTGCAGATTCAAAAACATGCGCACCATTTCTTGAACCTGTCGTTTTTCTGCTTTACCATACCCTACAATTGCCTGCTTAACCTGCATTGGTGTATATTCCCCTATAGGTAGGCCACGCTGCGCAGCTGCTAGAATCGATACGCCACGCGCCTGACTGACGGACATGGCAGTAGTCACATTCCGACTAAAAAACAATTTTTCAAAGGCAACGGCGTCGGGTTTGTACTTATCGATCAACTGTACCATCCCCTCATATACATGCATCAGGCGTTCTTCTTCGGGCGTGTGCGCCTCTGTCTGGATACATCCATACTGAACAGGTGTCAGCTTGCTTCCATTCTTATCAATAAATCCAAAACCAACAATTGCAATCCCCGGGTCAATCCCCAATATACGCAAACCGATCTCTCCCTCATTCTGCACATCTATGATCTGCCTGTTTGTTATCTGTGTACCTTCATATTTATATATTCCATTATATCTGTATCTATTATTCAATATTACAAGTACATCTCTTCCATTTATCATACTACATGATAGGGCAAATAGGCGAACATATGTATCATTTTTTTGTTATATTAAAAGGAATAGTCGCTACTTAAAAACATATTAATAAAATAAAAAAGCACCACTCCATAAAGAGTGATGCTTTTACATATCGGGATGACACGATTTGAACATGCGACCCCCTGGTCCCAAACCAGGTGCTCTACCAAGCTGAGCTACATCCCGATGATATGCCGGTGAAGGGACTCGAACCCCCACGGTTTCCCTCACGATTTTGAGTCGCGCGCGTCTGCCAATTCCGCCACACCGGCAAGTATGTGGACTTTCAAAGTAAAAATGGCGCGCCCTAAGAGATTCGAACTCCTGACCTTTTGATTCGTAGTCAAACGCTCTATCCAGCTGAGCTAAGGGCGCATATTGGAGCGGACGACGGGAATCGAACCCGCGACCCTCGCCTTGGCAAGGCGATGCTCTACCGCTGAGCCACGTCCGCAAACTAAACTTTTTAACCAACTTGAATATGCTGTACCGATAATCAAACTGATTATCATAATTTCCTCAAATTATTCTATGAAGAATAATTCAGAAAAAATGGCGGAACCGACGGGATTTGAACCCGCGATCTCCTGCGTGACAGGCAGGCATGTTAACCCCTACACCACGGTTCCAAAGATATTGCGGGGACAGGATTTGAACCTGTGACCTTCGGGTTATGAGCCCGACGAGCTACCGGACTGCTCCACCCCGCGTCGTCATATAAAACATCTATGGTGGAGACTGAGGGGATCGAACCCCCGACCCTCTGCTTGTAAGGCAGATGCTCTCCCAGCTGAGCTAAGTCTCCATAAATGTAGATGACCCGTAGGGGATTCGAACCCCTGTTACCTCCGTGAAAGGGAGGTGTCTTAACCCCTTGACCAACGGGCCTTGATAATAAGCAATATATTTTATACTAACATGTAATTTACAAATCAACAACCAATTTTGCATATTTAAAATTAAATAATCTTTCTGGCGGAGAGAGAGGGATTCGAACCCTCGAGACGCTTGTGACGCCTACACGATTTCCAATCGTGCTCCTTCGGCCAACTCGGACACCTCTCCATATGGCTCCCCGAACAGGACTCGAACCTGTGACAACTCGATTAACAGTCGAGTGCTCTACCAACTGAGCTATCAGGGAATAATACCCGCTCGTGTGAGCGGAAGTCTTGCTGTTTTCGCTTGGCAACGTCCTACTCTCCCAGGACCCTGCGGTCCAAGTACCATCGGCGCTGGAGGGCTTAACGGTCGTGTTCGGGATGGGTACGTGTGGAACCCCTCCGCCATCATCACCAAACGTCTTGCTTACCAGGTTGATCACCTGAAAACTGAATCCGAAACGAAACACCGCTGCTTTAGAAAGCTTTATTTGGATAAGCCCTCGACCGATTAGTATTGGTCAGCTCCATGCATTGCTGCACTTCCACCCCCAACCTATCTACCTCGTCGTCTTCAAGGGGTCTTACTAGTTGGGAAATCTCATCTTGAGGGGGGCTTCACGCTTAGATGCTTTCAGCGCTTATCCCGTCCGCACGTAGCTACCCAGCGATGCTCCTGGCGGAACAACTGGTACACCAGCGGTGCGTCCATCCCGGTCCTCTCGTACTAAGGACAGCTCCTCTCAAATTTCCTGCGCCCACGACAGATAGGGACCGAACTGTCTCACGACGTTCTGAACCCAGCTCGCGTACCGCTTTAATGGGCGAACAGCCCAACCCTTGGGACCTACTTCAGCCCCAGGATGCGATGAGCCGACATCGAGGTGCCAAACCTCCCCGTCGATGTGGACTCTTGGGGGAGATAAGCCTGTTATCCCCAGGGTAGCTTTTATCCGTTGAGCGATGGCCCTTCCATGCGGTACCACCGGATCACTAAGCCCGACTTTCGTCCCTGCTCGACTTGTAGGTCTCGCAGTCAAGCTCCCTTATGCCTTTACACTCTTCGAATGATTTCCAACCATTCTGAGGGAACCTTAGGGCGCCTCCGTTACATTTTAGGAGGCGACCGCCCCAGTCAAACTGCCCACCTGACACGGTCCCTGTACCGGATCACGGTACCAGGTTAGAACTCAGATGCGATCAGGGTGGTATCCCAACGGCGCCTCCAAGGAAGCTTGCGCTCCCTCTTCGTAGGCTCCCACCTATCCTGTACAAATCGCACCCCAGTTCAATA
It encodes the following:
- the ruvB gene encoding Holliday junction branch migration DNA helicase RuvB, with the translated sequence MTDDRIISANLMMEDQAVELSLRPRYLAEYIGQSRVKENLKIYIEAAKMRGEALDHVLLYGPPGLGKTTLANIIANELGVNLRTTSGPAIERPGDLAALLTNLQDGDVLFIDEIHRLNRSVEEVLYPAMEDSALDIMIGKGPSARSVRLDLPPFTLIGATTRAGLLSAPLRDRFGVVSRLEFYTVDELTFIVSRGADILGIEILGDAAEEIALRGRGTPRIANRLLKRVRDYAQVRGDGIITPEIAEESLNMLQVDPCGLDQIDHKMLEAMIHSFRGGPVGLDTIAATIGEEGQTIEDVYEPYLLQLGFLQRTPRGRVVTPKAYSHLGIPMPEDLKGK
- a CDS encoding DUF1720 domain-containing protein, with the translated sequence MIQDTGYRIQDTGYRIQDTGYRIQDTGYRIQDTGYRIQDTGYRIQDTGYRIQDTGYRIQDTGYRIQDTGYRIQDTGYRIPIVCVY
- the ruvA gene encoding Holliday junction branch migration protein RuvA, coding for MIDYLRGPLVHLENEYIVMDVNGIGYRVFCPNPFAWAKHTGEITVYTHHHVREDAIQLFGFPSRDEQKLFRKLIEVSGIGPRVALGILSGGSPEGVITAIYQENITFLTKLPGIGKKTAQRMILDLKDKLDGIGDALIATGLFAQTELPMAASGDVWPEVREGLKALGYTESELDRMWQTLKHEVFPEDTADSVMKRALKMLYTGS
- the ruvC gene encoding crossover junction endodeoxyribonuclease RuvC — translated: MRILGIDPGIAIVGFGFIDKNGSKLTPVQYGCIQTEAHTPEEERLMHVYEGMVQLIDKYKPDAVAFEKLFFSRNVTTAMSVSQARGVSILAAAQRGLPIGEYTPMQVKQAIVGYGKAEKRQVQEMVRMFLNLQKVPKPDDVADALAVAVCHAHSYVLNSKLNEVLKK